The Citrus sinensis cultivar Valencia sweet orange chromosome 4, DVS_A1.0, whole genome shotgun sequence DNA segment aataagatgGGGAGGAGAGGAGAATGGAGACAGAAAAATATACTATTCTTGAATGCTTTGCATGCCAGTCAGGAAGAAGGACTCGCATGACAGatcaaagaaattaattaaattgaaatatcaTGATATATATGGAAAAcattcaaaccaaaaaaatccTATTGCAAGTGAACTAAACTTATACAAATTGCCTACTCTAGCAATCCAAAAGTAGGATCATTTGTTTCCCTGATCCAAATCTAAGATCCACTATTGGAACGCCTTCCAGCCACTAATAAACTGAACAATCCAAAAGCTGAAAGGCGTCGCAATGTGTTCGAAGATTAAATTGACCAtaggcaaaatatttttgcaTCTCAAGAAAGCTTATACTCAATACAAATAATACCTACTAAGGACCAAAACAAACCTGTACAACATAATTCCCATACTGGTCTTGTGCCAACATGCAAACTGACTGCAAAATCTCATCCATCATTATAGATTGGGTTTTTTCATCATGGCAATGCTCCAGAACTCTCTGCCAGATTAAAGTTATACTATTTTAGTATTACAAGTGTTAGAATGATCCTCCTAGCTCATACTTTGAAACAAAATACATAAATgtatgaaatataaaattagtttcCACACCTGTATGACACGACAACCATAAGGATGAGTTGACAGGGTCACAACTTGATCATAAAATGTCAAAACAATGAACTGGATTGCATCTTCAGGTACACATTCAATACACTTCTGGATAACATGGTTCCCATTCTGATCACGTACACAACGCATGATATGACCGTCAAGCTCTTTAACCATTTGAGTCTGCTGGTCCAGTTCAACAACTTCTATTGCCTGAATGACCAGATTAAAGCACATTAAATGTAGAAAATTAAGTTATGACGCAAAGTTTCATATCATGATAAGTGTCAAAAGTTGGATCGACTctataaaataaagcaaacCTTCTGGATCACTCGACAGCCATACATCTGCAGGCTAAGGGTCAGCACATGCCCAGTTAATTGGTCAGCAAGTTCTCTGATTTGGGATGCGGTTCCATGCTCAAAAAACTGAGGTAAGAAGGTACCAAAATAGCCATGAAGAGTCAACAACTCAAAATTCTTAGACAATATCTTGAAACATAATTGAATGTGCAGAAATATAACAGATTAAGGTATTTTTTActgaataaataaacaaataattttaacagaaGCTCCATAATCACAATGGTTTTTAAATTCGAAGTACCTTCTGGATCACATAGTTGCCAAACACATCAGTCATCAATGAAAGAGCTTGGGGCATTATCTCTTGGAAAACCATGTTTTTCTCCTCTGTTGTGGCAGTTTCAAGCTTTTGTTGAATAAATCGGCTTCCATACTGATCAGCACTGTCAACAGATGGTAATAAATGAAGGTATTAAACTTCTGGAAACCAGCATAAGAGGACTAAAAGTTTAAGCAGCAAATATATACCTGAACTCAACAACATGACCGGCAATTTCAGACAACTCAAAACACTTAGTTTTGTTGCTTTTAAATTCATCTAGTAAGGAGGATGCAAAACTTTCATCCAAGCTACCTCCAGCTTCTGAGTGCCACGGTCCCATGACACCACCAGACAGATTCCTCATCCCTGAAGGAAAGCGCATATTGCGATCACCATGCCTGACTGGACTACCAGATCCTACAGGAGAGTTTGGAAGAAGAGGACCCCCGGGATACGACATGCCAAGGCCAAATGCTGGATTTCCGTAGAGATTATTGTTTAAGCTACCGGATTTATTAAGGTAAGGTACACCATACTGTGATTTTTGAGGTGACAGCAATGCCCCTAAGTATGCTTTCTGGAGTCCAAGTAAATCCATGTATGAATTACCAATGTCCATTGCAGGATCATTGAGGGATGCAACCTGTGCCGCAGCATATTCATTTGATCTTAAGTACTGAAGATACAGCGGGTCCATCAGGGGTGCCTGAAGAGCACTCCCAGCAGTGTGATTCCCCAGCCTATTCATACTCTGCAATTCTGCTGCCGCTGCCATTACATTTGGTCCTAAACCCAAACTCGCCAATGTTCTAGCGTCCAAGCCATTTCCTGCCATTGCAGAAGCAGCGGCGGCATTTTCATATAAAGGTGGCAAATTACCACTGCCAATTGGGCTTCCCATCATGGATGGCGATGAAGGATTCATAGAATACCCATTTAAGCTAAAGTTTGAAAATGCAGAATTCATGTTGCCCATAACTTGATGGTGAGAAGGTGAATTTCCTCCACCATTAAGAGTTGGGGTAGAGGGTCCTTTTAGGTAAGAGTTTGAAGATGACAAAGCAGATTTATGCACATCAGCCATCAAAGAAGCATTGTTCATATCAATGCCCACCCCACTTTTACCCATATTTGGATAAGACCCCTTAGTTGAATGCGAAGCAGAATGCATAAGAAGATGTCCAGATTCTGACCTACCCAAGAAGGGATGTTGTTTCATATGTCTGGAGTCACCTTGCAAATTGAAGAGACTGTGGCGATCATCAATTTCATGTTGATTTTGCGACCTTGAATTGTTCTCTTGATCTGCCACGCCATCTGTCGACAGATTCAAGCCAGACAAAGCTGCAACTATCTCCGCAGAGTCTTTCAAGCTAGGTGAGACACCATTCAAGGGTAGTGGACCACTAACACTTCTTTTATCCATAGAGCTAGCCCTCCCAACTCCAGCAGTTGGAATGCGTGGACTAGGAGCTCTAGCCATAAGTTGAGGATCCGGAGTAGTGCTTCTTGACAAGGAGGCACCCAGAGCAGAGGCATATGAATGAGAAGCCGATGTCCCAACACTTTGAGCTGATGGCATGCCCTGTTTATTTGCACTTGAACCCAAACCATCAATGGATGATAAATCATGATGCAGATGAGCAAACTGGGTTTCAGAACTCTCAATAGCATCCTCAAATGCATTGCGGCTAGGGGGACGAGAAGGATGCCTTGAGACAGGCGCTCCATGACTCATATCATCCTGCATTACAAAAGGAAATTATAAAGCACATGGCATGTAAAAGAAAGAGAGGCTTGT contains these protein-coding regions:
- the LOC102625650 gene encoding pumilio homolog 1-like — encoded protein: MMPDISIRSSMYKSPDYVEDLGKLIREQKQQQHLQEATQVNSASAADLEKELNIFRSGSAPPTVEGSLSSIDGLFKKLSDNKGGFLNEEELRADPAYVNYYYSNVNLNPRLPPPLLSKEDWRFTQRLRGGGEVGGIGDRRKGNGSLFAVQPGFGGKEEENSGGSGGGGEWGGDGLIGLPGLGLGSRQKSIAEIIQDDMSHGAPVSRHPSRPPSRNAFEDAIESSETQFAHLHHDLSSIDGLGSSANKQGMPSAQSVGTSASHSYASALGASLSRSTTPDPQLMARAPSPRIPTAGVGRASSMDKRSVSGPLPLNGVSPSLKDSAEIVAALSGLNLSTDGVADQENNSRSQNQHEIDDRHSLFNLQGDSRHMKQHPFLGRSESGHLLMHSASHSTKGSYPNMGKSGVGIDMNNASLMADVHKSALSSSNSYLKGPSTPTLNGGGNSPSHHQVMGNMNSAFSNFSLNGYSMNPSSPSMMGSPIGSGNLPPLYENAAAASAMAGNGLDARTLASLGLGPNVMAAAAELQSMNRLGNHTAGSALQAPLMDPLYLQYLRSNEYAAAQVASLNDPAMDIGNSYMDLLGLQKAYLGALLSPQKSQYGVPYLNKSGSLNNNLYGNPAFGLGMSYPGGPLLPNSPVGSGSPVRHGDRNMRFPSGMRNLSGGVMGPWHSEAGGSLDESFASSLLDEFKSNKTKCFELSEIAGHVVEFSADQYGSRFIQQKLETATTEEKNMVFQEIMPQALSLMTDVFGNYVIQKFFEHGTASQIRELADQLTGHVLTLSLQMYGCRVIQKAIEVVELDQQTQMVKELDGHIMRCVRDQNGNHVIQKCIECVPEDAIQFIVLTFYDQVVTLSTHPYGCRVIQRVLEHCHDEKTQSIMMDEILQSVCMLAQDQYGNYVVQHVLEHGKPHERSAIIKKLTGQIVQMSQQKFASNVIEKCLSFGTPAERQALVNEMLGSIEENEPLQVMMKDQFANYVVQKVLETCDDQQLELILNRIKVHLNALKKYTYGKHIVARVEKLVAAGERRISIMTPHPA